A single Tuberibacillus sp. Marseille-P3662 DNA region contains:
- a CDS encoding sugar ABC transporter ATP-binding protein: MSEYQLQMKNISKTFPGVKALEDVELEVKKGEVHALIGENGAGKSTLIKILSGIHKADDGAQFYFEGEEAQISKPIDATLKGISVIYQDLSLFPNFSVAENIHIGQDSNKMPWKKVDWKNIKKSAIQALEELEVDINPNTMVETLSIAQQQLVEIARALAFDSKLIVMDEPTSALSSGEVEKLYRVVEKLKRRGISIIFISHKLKELFRVSDRFTVLRDGKYVGSYSRDEIDESKLVTLMVGREVTYEKNKEEVEVGETIFKVNGFSKQGNFKDVSFELKKGEVLGITGLVGSGRTELAQAIFGVNKPEKGTTEINGNQVSINSSKTAVDNGIAYIPEARQTQGLVLGQSIINNISLPIIKRLRNAINLIDRKKEVKLSEEYVKSLDIRPDNPNIPAEKLSGGNQQKVVIAKWLATSPKLLIIDEPTNGIDIGAKTEIHKLLRKLSKEGIGVIMISSELPEVLSVSDRILVMRNGRISGELNAKEATQEKIMNHALQGQGKTISNDPTNSGQISQGV; the protein is encoded by the coding sequence TTGAGTGAATATCAATTACAAATGAAAAACATTAGTAAAACATTCCCGGGTGTTAAGGCACTTGAAGACGTAGAACTTGAGGTGAAGAAAGGTGAAGTTCACGCTTTAATTGGAGAGAATGGGGCCGGGAAATCTACTTTAATTAAAATACTATCAGGCATCCATAAGGCTGATGATGGTGCCCAGTTTTATTTTGAAGGTGAAGAGGCACAAATTAGTAAACCCATTGATGCTACGTTAAAAGGTATCTCAGTTATTTATCAAGATTTAAGTTTATTTCCTAATTTTTCAGTTGCGGAAAATATTCACATTGGTCAAGACAGCAATAAAATGCCGTGGAAGAAGGTGGACTGGAAAAATATCAAAAAGAGTGCTATTCAAGCCCTTGAAGAGCTGGAAGTGGATATTAATCCAAATACAATGGTCGAAACTCTGAGTATTGCGCAACAACAACTTGTCGAAATTGCAAGAGCTTTAGCGTTTGACTCAAAACTTATTGTAATGGATGAACCAACATCAGCTCTATCTTCTGGGGAAGTAGAAAAATTGTATCGTGTAGTTGAAAAATTAAAAAGAAGGGGCATTTCCATCATTTTTATTAGTCACAAATTGAAAGAACTGTTCCGGGTTTCGGATCGATTTACGGTTTTACGAGACGGAAAGTATGTAGGGTCCTATAGCCGGGATGAAATTGATGAATCTAAATTAGTAACCTTAATGGTTGGACGTGAGGTTACTTATGAAAAGAATAAGGAAGAAGTTGAAGTTGGTGAAACCATATTTAAGGTAAATGGCTTTTCAAAACAAGGAAATTTCAAGGATGTATCCTTTGAGCTAAAAAAGGGAGAGGTACTTGGGATTACTGGACTAGTCGGATCTGGTCGAACAGAATTGGCACAAGCCATTTTTGGAGTTAATAAACCAGAGAAAGGGACTACTGAAATTAATGGTAATCAAGTATCAATTAACTCTTCTAAAACCGCTGTCGATAATGGGATTGCTTATATTCCTGAAGCTCGGCAAACACAAGGTCTTGTACTTGGACAATCGATTATTAACAATATTTCACTACCTATCATTAAAAGATTACGAAACGCTATCAACCTCATTGATCGTAAAAAGGAAGTTAAATTGTCGGAGGAATACGTTAAATCGTTAGATATTAGACCCGATAATCCTAATATACCTGCTGAAAAACTTTCCGGCGGTAATCAGCAAAAAGTTGTTATTGCAAAATGGTTGGCGACAAGTCCAAAACTTCTTATCATTGATGAACCAACAAATGGTATAGATATTGGTGCAAAAACGGAGATTCATAAGCTACTACGTAAACTCTCAAAAGAAGGTATAGGTGTGATTATGATTTCTTCGGAACTTCCTGAAGTTTTATCGGTAAGTGATAGAATTTTGGTTATGAGGAACGGGCGTATTTCGGGAGAGTTAAATGCCAAAGAGGCGACACAAGAAAAAATTATGAACCATGCATTACAGGGTCAAGGAAAGACTATCTCGAATGATCCTACTAATTCTGGCCAGATTAGTCAGGGGGTATAA
- a CDS encoding ABC transporter permease, with protein MKAFLKQKEVSILAIIILISIILTVVNPVFLTMGNILDIIEGNVVIGILAIGMTLIIITSDIDVSVAALTTAVAVIIGNLFAYLPDSWISVVILFLVAPLCGLVLGFINGFLVSKIEIPAIVVTLGTLNIMSGIVLYITNGRYLNSTNFPDAFLAFAGFKLLGIPILIYLLAIVAIATWYILKHTQIGRSILAVGGNTQSSVRVGIDYKKVKLFVFSYMGFLAGIAAIAQTTYTKAVDPNGLAGLELTVIAAVVVGGANIHGGSGSIHGTLLGVLLLAIVENGMILAHINTYWQKVVTGAIIVFAVSYDHWNYKRSQEKLAKVEVEA; from the coding sequence ATGAAGGCGTTTCTAAAACAAAAAGAAGTCAGTATTTTAGCCATTATTATTCTAATCAGTATCATTTTGACTGTTGTTAATCCAGTATTTCTAACTATGGGAAATATACTGGATATTATCGAGGGAAATGTGGTTATTGGCATTTTAGCTATTGGAATGACCTTAATCATTATAACAAGTGATATTGATGTATCGGTAGCCGCATTAACGACGGCCGTTGCAGTGATTATTGGGAATTTGTTTGCATATTTACCAGATAGCTGGATCTCAGTTGTTATTCTCTTCTTGGTTGCACCCTTGTGTGGTTTAGTACTTGGTTTTATCAATGGTTTTCTGGTCTCTAAAATTGAAATTCCTGCTATTGTCGTAACTTTAGGAACTTTGAATATCATGTCAGGTATTGTTTTGTATATTACAAATGGTCGATATCTAAATAGCACAAACTTTCCTGATGCATTTTTAGCATTTGCCGGTTTTAAATTATTAGGGATTCCCATTTTAATTTACCTTCTAGCTATTGTTGCTATTGCAACTTGGTATATTTTAAAACACACGCAAATAGGTCGTTCGATCCTTGCGGTTGGTGGAAACACACAGTCATCAGTAAGGGTTGGAATTGATTATAAAAAAGTTAAACTATTTGTATTTTCATATATGGGGTTTCTCGCTGGTATTGCTGCCATTGCTCAGACAACATATACAAAAGCTGTTGATCCCAACGGACTTGCGGGGCTTGAATTAACAGTAATTGCAGCAGTTGTGGTAGGTGGGGCAAATATTCATGGTGGTAGTGGATCGATTCATGGAACCTTACTAGGAGTTTTATTATTAGCAATAGTAGAAAATGGTATGATTTTAGCTCATATTAATACCTACTGGCAAAAGGTTGTTACTGGTGCCATTATTGTTTTTGCAGTTTCTTACGATCATTGGAACTATAAACGTTCACAAGAAAAATTAGCAAAAGTCGAAGTAGAGGCATAG
- a CDS encoding ABC transporter permease, with protein sequence MKLSKESVLGLIALAIFLLMSLITPGFLSSNNIKSMMFQLPEFGLIALAMMVVIVTGGIDLSITYIAALSGVGAALMMSHGFSILPAVLVAILFGLACGAFNGFIISKIGVSPILVTLGTMVLFEGVILAITKGHSISGFSDAYGLIGNGYYMGVVPLSMVIFVIFAIITSILLNKTGWGRSIYMYGSNDVATLFSGVKNSRILMKVYLYASLLAAISAIIMTSRYNSVKVDLGSSYLLQSVAAAVLGGTNIHGGYGKVMGTVYAVIIFQMISNGLNLLGVDRAIVDVFIGGILIIVLTLNFFSDKFKKNKETKSAA encoded by the coding sequence ATGAAGTTATCAAAGGAAAGTGTATTGGGGCTAATTGCACTAGCAATATTTCTGTTAATGAGTCTCATTACACCTGGGTTTCTATCTTCAAACAATATAAAAAGTATGATGTTTCAATTACCGGAATTTGGGCTAATCGCACTTGCTATGATGGTTGTTATTGTAACCGGGGGAATTGACTTATCGATTACCTATATTGCTGCTCTTTCTGGTGTAGGTGCAGCGTTAATGATGTCCCATGGTTTTTCAATACTACCTGCAGTTTTGGTAGCTATCTTGTTCGGTTTAGCTTGTGGAGCATTTAATGGTTTTATTATATCAAAAATCGGCGTTTCACCAATCCTAGTAACCTTGGGAACGATGGTACTGTTTGAAGGAGTTATTTTAGCTATAACAAAAGGTCACTCTATATCAGGATTTAGTGATGCATATGGATTAATTGGTAATGGGTATTATATGGGGGTTGTTCCGTTATCAATGGTGATCTTTGTTATTTTTGCAATTATTACCTCAATTTTATTAAATAAAACTGGTTGGGGTAGAAGTATTTATATGTATGGTAGTAATGATGTTGCAACACTATTTTCAGGAGTTAAAAACAGCCGTATATTAATGAAAGTTTATTTATATGCATCTTTATTGGCTGCAATATCTGCGATTATCATGACTTCACGTTATAATTCAGTGAAAGTCGACCTTGGGTCATCCTATTTGTTGCAAAGTGTTGCTGCTGCTGTGTTAGGTGGAACGAATATTCATGGTGGATATGGAAAAGTGATGGGAACCGTGTACGCGGTCATTATCTTCCAAATGATATCTAATGGATTGAATCTCTTAGGTGTTGACAGAGCGATTGTCGATGTATTCATCGGTGGTATCCTTATCATTGTTCTCACATTGAACTTTTTTTCAGACAAGTTTAAGAAAAATAAAGAAACCAAATCAGCAGCTTAA
- a CDS encoding autoinducer 2 ABC transporter substrate-binding protein, protein MRKSIISLLSVLFFVGILAGCVSKNSGSDTGSSGNKGEESSGSDELTVAVVPKLVGIPYFNASEKGAEQAGKDLGINVEYTGPTKADAAAQVKVIEDLISKNVDVIAVAPNDPASVEPVLKKAKEQGIKVMDWDTPANKDLVDLSVHQIDDKVFGSHMAEKLVKAMGTDSGQVALLTGGLSAANLNSWLDAAKKKFAEDYPGIEIVTDKIPTDEKQQVAYQKTLNLIKSYPNLKGILAVSTPAPLGAAQAIQEKGLQDKIAVVGSALPTDSKPFLEDGSLDTAVLWNPKKLGYLTVKLGKMLAEGKIPKDDQNIENIGNISIKEDGKTVIMGPPADYTKENAGNFDF, encoded by the coding sequence ATGAGAAAGTCAATCATAAGCCTATTGTCAGTTCTATTTTTTGTAGGAATACTGGCGGGGTGTGTCTCCAAGAACAGTGGATCGGACACTGGGAGTAGTGGAAACAAAGGTGAAGAATCAAGTGGTAGTGATGAATTGACAGTTGCTGTTGTTCCTAAACTTGTGGGTATTCCCTATTTTAATGCATCGGAAAAAGGGGCGGAACAAGCTGGAAAAGACTTAGGTATCAATGTTGAGTATACCGGTCCAACCAAAGCAGATGCAGCTGCACAAGTTAAAGTAATAGAGGATTTGATTTCTAAGAATGTAGATGTTATTGCGGTTGCTCCAAACGATCCAGCATCTGTTGAGCCGGTACTTAAAAAAGCAAAGGAGCAAGGAATAAAGGTCATGGATTGGGATACACCGGCTAACAAAGATCTTGTAGATCTTTCCGTGCATCAAATTGATGACAAAGTCTTTGGAAGTCACATGGCTGAAAAGTTAGTTAAAGCTATGGGAACAGACTCAGGTCAAGTAGCACTTTTAACTGGTGGGCTGAGTGCCGCGAATTTAAATTCTTGGCTGGATGCAGCAAAGAAAAAATTCGCTGAAGATTATCCGGGCATTGAAATTGTTACTGATAAAATTCCAACGGATGAAAAACAGCAGGTTGCTTATCAGAAAACATTGAATTTAATTAAGTCATATCCGAACTTAAAAGGTATTCTGGCTGTTTCTACTCCAGCTCCTTTAGGTGCAGCTCAAGCAATACAAGAGAAAGGACTACAAGACAAAATTGCAGTTGTGGGTTCAGCGCTTCCTACTGATTCGAAACCATTCTTGGAAGATGGATCACTAGATACAGCTGTTCTTTGGAATCCAAAAAAACTAGGTTATTTAACTGTTAAATTAGGAAAAATGCTTGCAGAAGGTAAAATACCAAAAGATGATCAAAATATTGAGAATATAGGAAATATTTCAATTAAAGAAGATGGTAAAACTGTGATCATGGGGCCTCCAGCAGACTATACGAAAGAAAACGCGGGTAACTTTGACTTTTAA
- a CDS encoding sugar phosphate isomerase/epimerase family protein, protein MKRQNYQVKDDQIKKAFKTLKKEHPEKLKRKLNFSWSNWGFGLESLEESIIRLKEAGIDFIELHGNHYGEDLGYEQHTTLDLLQKYGMKVSGVCGMFSKENDLSSNMPSKRQEAINYIKREIEFTNAVGGHYLLVVPGAVGRPDPYDDTEFDRSVQTLKSLGHLFKNNKVKAAIEPVRAAEVSFTHTVSDAKQYINAINHSGVQNINGDIYHMQSEESHIGEAIIEAGDLLVNLHLADSNRGALGEGFMDIDTIIMALYLIGFNQEGKFVTPEPLGSGGDPYPAMNAIPDQKKLDHLVWQTITYFRERENELLNRS, encoded by the coding sequence ATGAAAAGACAAAATTATCAAGTAAAAGATGATCAAATAAAAAAGGCATTTAAGACGTTAAAGAAAGAACATCCTGAAAAATTGAAAAGAAAATTAAACTTTTCATGGAGTAACTGGGGATTTGGATTGGAGTCGTTAGAAGAGTCAATTATACGGTTAAAAGAAGCAGGAATTGATTTTATTGAACTTCATGGCAATCATTATGGAGAAGATCTAGGTTATGAACAGCATACTACATTAGATCTTTTACAAAAATATGGAATGAAAGTATCCGGTGTTTGTGGAATGTTTTCAAAAGAAAATGACTTATCAAGTAATATGCCAAGTAAGAGACAAGAAGCAATAAACTATATAAAAAGGGAAATTGAATTTACAAATGCTGTAGGTGGGCATTACCTACTAGTAGTACCAGGGGCTGTTGGTCGACCTGATCCATATGATGATACTGAGTTTGATAGAAGTGTACAAACGTTAAAAAGTCTAGGTCATTTGTTTAAAAATAATAAGGTAAAAGCTGCAATAGAACCAGTCAGAGCAGCTGAAGTTAGCTTCACCCATACGGTTTCTGATGCCAAACAGTATATTAACGCTATAAATCATTCAGGTGTTCAAAATATAAATGGAGATATATACCACATGCAATCGGAAGAGTCACATATCGGTGAAGCCATCATTGAAGCTGGGGATCTGCTGGTCAATTTGCATTTGGCTGATAGTAATAGAGGGGCACTAGGTGAAGGATTTATGGATATCGATACCATTATTATGGCATTATATTTGATCGGTTTTAATCAAGAAGGAAAGTTTGTGACCCCTGAACCGCTTGGCTCTGGTGGAGATCCGTATCCTGCTATGAATGCTATACCCGATCAAAAAAAACTTGATCACTTGGTTTGGCAAACGATTACCTATTTTAGAGAAAGAGAAAATGAACTACTGAACAGAAGCTAG
- a CDS encoding ribulokinase: MPEKYAIGVDYGTESGRAVLVSLKNGKEMTDHVTTYRHGVIDKSLPGSGVHLDFDWALQHPNDYIEVLKQSIPAVLKRSGVNPNDVIGIGIDFTACTMLPIDEQGEPLCFHPNLKFNPHSWVKLWKHHAAQDEANRINQIAEQRNEKFLSRYGGKISSEWMTAKVWQILNEAPEIYNQTDQFLEATDWVIFKMTNNFLRNSCTAGYKAIWHKQDGYPNREFYKALDKRMEDLNETKFRGEVAPLGTKAGELTKEMAKLLGLNTGTAVAVGNVDAHVAVPAMGVVTPRKLVMAMGTSICHMVLGEDEKNVEGMCGVVEDGIIPGFYGYEAGQSAVGDIFAWYVDQAVPAYVKQTAEKEGLSVHKWMETKASQYKPGETGLLALDWWNGNRSVLVDTELSGLLLGVTLQTKPEEIYRALLEATAFGTRKIVDAFIQSGVKVDELYACGGLPQKNPLLMQIYADVTNRTITIADSKQTPALGAAMFGAVAAGTLKGGFDTIIEASEQMARVKEEKIVPIPENVALYEQIYKEYTKLHDYFGHGENSVMKRLRGIRSEY, encoded by the coding sequence ATGCCAGAAAAATATGCGATTGGTGTTGATTACGGAACGGAGTCAGGTCGAGCAGTACTTGTGTCGTTAAAGAACGGAAAAGAAATGACAGATCACGTCACGACTTATAGGCATGGGGTAATAGATAAGAGTTTACCCGGATCTGGAGTACACCTAGATTTTGATTGGGCTTTACAGCATCCAAACGATTATATAGAAGTATTGAAGCAGTCCATTCCTGCTGTATTGAAGAGATCAGGTGTGAATCCCAATGATGTTATTGGAATAGGTATCGATTTTACCGCATGTACAATGTTGCCTATAGATGAACAAGGTGAACCCCTTTGTTTTCACCCGAATCTAAAGTTTAATCCCCATAGTTGGGTTAAACTGTGGAAGCATCATGCAGCTCAAGATGAAGCTAATCGAATCAATCAAATTGCCGAACAACGGAATGAGAAATTTTTGAGCCGATATGGAGGGAAAATATCTTCTGAATGGATGACAGCAAAGGTTTGGCAAATATTGAATGAAGCCCCTGAAATATATAACCAAACCGATCAATTCTTGGAAGCAACCGATTGGGTCATATTTAAAATGACAAATAATTTCCTTCGAAATAGTTGTACAGCGGGCTACAAAGCTATTTGGCATAAACAAGATGGATATCCAAACAGGGAATTTTATAAGGCGTTAGATAAGCGAATGGAAGATCTAAATGAGACGAAATTTCGCGGGGAAGTAGCTCCACTTGGTACGAAGGCAGGAGAACTAACGAAAGAAATGGCCAAACTGTTGGGTTTAAATACTGGAACTGCTGTAGCTGTAGGAAATGTTGATGCTCATGTGGCTGTTCCAGCAATGGGAGTAGTGACCCCACGTAAGCTTGTTATGGCAATGGGAACTTCAATTTGCCATATGGTGTTAGGAGAAGATGAAAAGAATGTTGAAGGCATGTGTGGTGTTGTAGAAGATGGTATTATACCTGGGTTTTATGGTTATGAAGCTGGACAGTCTGCTGTTGGTGATATCTTTGCATGGTATGTTGATCAAGCGGTTCCGGCTTATGTTAAACAGACAGCTGAAAAAGAGGGTCTAAGCGTCCATAAATGGATGGAAACAAAAGCTTCCCAATATAAACCAGGCGAAACAGGGCTCTTAGCATTAGATTGGTGGAATGGGAACCGATCTGTGCTAGTGGATACGGAGCTAAGTGGATTACTATTGGGTGTCACACTTCAGACAAAGCCAGAGGAGATTTACCGTGCTTTACTCGAAGCAACTGCCTTTGGAACACGAAAGATTGTGGATGCATTTATTCAAAGTGGTGTGAAAGTTGATGAATTGTATGCATGTGGTGGGCTACCACAAAAAAACCCGTTACTCATGCAAATTTACGCTGATGTTACCAATCGTACAATCACCATCGCCGATTCTAAACAAACCCCGGCCCTCGGAGCAGCCATGTTTGGAGCAGTCGCCGCAGGAACATTGAAAGGTGGTTTTGACACAATTATAGAAGCTTCAGAACAAATGGCTCGTGTTAAGGAAGAAAAGATTGTTCCCATACCTGAAAATGTAGCCTTATATGAACAAATATATAAAGAATATACAAAACTTCACGATTATTTTGGACATGGGGAGAACAGTGTTATGAAACGTCTGAGGGGAATTAGGTCAGAATATTAG
- a CDS encoding MFS transporter — MVKIGSKNTTGWKATISVAMANYIEAGSIIAAASSLTLWQAYLSIDSIGVGLLSALSANAFGAAVGALIGGYLCDKYGRKFIYTYDLLAYMLGVALIAGSVNFPMLLIGTVITGIAVGAGVPASWTYIAEEAPHKKRAAHVGTAQLAWSIGPAVTFLLAVLFAPLGLLGSRIIFIHLFIIALITWYIRQGLPESTVWKEGKERQERERKAGTISKSALKELFSLSVNREALFLLVGIYLFWNLTSGAMGYFMPYIYENVGGLSNQQANLLQALLWTLTVLTTYFVFMKFGDRFSRRFIFGLGAVMGIVAWLILTFSAMNWFSLLAFVILWGSAAGIGAQAFYGLWASELFPTKYRAGAQGFMYFLVRFGIGIWSFLLPTVMDTLGFQTAGIVMIGFLVVHCIIGILLAPNTQGKTLEEIEDERFGQPEKTIHENELI; from the coding sequence ATGGTCAAAATCGGTAGCAAGAACACAACCGGATGGAAGGCAACGATATCTGTAGCGATGGCAAACTACATTGAAGCAGGTTCGATCATTGCTGCAGCTAGCAGTCTTACGCTATGGCAAGCTTATCTTAGTATTGACAGTATAGGGGTTGGATTGTTAAGTGCTTTAAGTGCTAACGCATTTGGGGCAGCGGTCGGTGCATTAATTGGTGGCTATTTGTGTGATAAATATGGAAGAAAGTTCATATATACATACGATTTATTGGCATACATGTTGGGTGTCGCGTTAATAGCGGGTTCGGTTAATTTTCCCATGCTTCTAATCGGAACGGTTATAACGGGTATCGCGGTCGGTGCTGGTGTCCCGGCATCATGGACATATATTGCCGAAGAGGCACCTCATAAAAAGCGGGCTGCACATGTTGGTACAGCCCAGTTAGCATGGTCCATTGGACCAGCGGTGACGTTTTTGCTCGCAGTCCTATTCGCGCCACTTGGTTTGTTAGGAAGCCGCATCATATTTATTCACTTATTTATTATTGCATTGATAACATGGTACATTCGCCAAGGATTACCCGAGTCAACAGTTTGGAAGGAAGGAAAAGAACGTCAAGAGAGGGAACGTAAAGCTGGCACCATTTCCAAAAGTGCGCTTAAAGAGTTGTTTAGTCTAAGTGTGAACAGAGAAGCACTATTTCTATTAGTTGGCATTTATTTGTTTTGGAACTTAACATCTGGTGCGATGGGTTACTTTATGCCTTACATTTATGAAAATGTAGGTGGATTATCCAATCAACAGGCCAACTTATTGCAGGCACTATTATGGACTTTGACCGTCTTAACGACCTATTTTGTATTTATGAAGTTTGGCGATAGATTCAGCCGGCGATTTATATTTGGATTAGGAGCTGTGATGGGGATCGTCGCTTGGTTGATTTTAACGTTCTCAGCTATGAACTGGTTTTCATTGTTGGCATTTGTCATTTTATGGGGAAGTGCTGCTGGCATCGGCGCACAAGCATTTTACGGCTTATGGGCAAGTGAACTATTTCCGACAAAATATCGAGCGGGAGCGCAAGGATTTATGTATTTTCTTGTTCGTTTCGGTATAGGTATCTGGTCTTTCTTGTTACCGACAGTGATGGACACGTTAGGTTTCCAAACAGCTGGGATTGTCATGATTGGATTCTTAGTCGTCCATTGTATTATTGGTATACTACTTGCACCTAATACTCAAGGTAAAACACTTGAGGAAATTGAAGATGAGCGGTTTGGTCAACCGGAAAAAACAATCCATGAAAATGAACTTATATGA
- a CDS encoding bifunctional aldolase/short-chain dehydrogenase, protein MVENRWSDTNINYENDLDQLVYRSNLLGSDRSVANWGGGNTSMKTTETDFRGRDIDVMWVKGSGSDLATMKAKNFTGLNLEDIRPLLEREDMSDEDMVEYLSHCMIDAKHPRSSIETLLHAFLPFKHVDHTHPDAIISICCSDNGKDIAKEIYGNRFVWVPYIRPGFSLSKMIADGVKNNPNAELVLMEKHGLVTWGDTSKESYDKTISIIQEAEDYIDKQAKNHTLFGGARYSALPADERKDVLAQVLPVIRGEVSQYKPMLATYDDSEETLTFVNSYDAPELSQVGAACPDHLVHTKRVPLYVDWDPTSQSVDDLLERLKSGIASFEKDYQAYFERNKSQDDTMSEPVPRVILIPGIGMVNTGKSWSAANVSESLYHRAISVMKGATVLGNFVSLNEAESFAVEYWPLELYKLSLAPPEAEFSRKVAFVTGGAGGIGSATCYRFVSEGAHVVLADINLEGAEKVVREINSRYGAGRATAVKMDVTKEEEVVGAIQQSVLTYGGLDTIVNNAGLASSSPFEDTTIDKWDLNMNVLVKGYFLVAREAFKLMKNQAIGGNMVFVGSKNSIYAGKNAAAYSTAKAAEVHLARTIAADGGQYGIRVNSVLPDAVIQGSAIWDSKWKEERAASYGIHPDELEEHYRKRTILNENILPADIAESIAFLASSKAAKTTGTMVTVDGGVAAAFTR, encoded by the coding sequence ATGGTTGAAAATCGCTGGAGTGACACTAACATCAATTATGAAAACGATTTAGACCAACTGGTGTACCGATCTAATTTACTTGGTTCGGATCGTTCGGTAGCCAATTGGGGTGGTGGAAATACCTCAATGAAAACCACGGAAACAGACTTTCGTGGCCGAGATATTGACGTGATGTGGGTTAAAGGGAGCGGTTCAGATCTCGCAACAATGAAAGCTAAAAATTTTACGGGTTTGAACTTAGAAGATATCAGGCCGTTATTAGAACGTGAGGATATGTCTGATGAGGACATGGTTGAATATTTATCGCATTGTATGATTGATGCCAAACATCCACGTTCGTCTATTGAAACATTGCTGCACGCCTTTTTGCCGTTCAAACATGTTGACCATACGCATCCCGATGCCATTATCAGCATCTGTTGTTCGGATAACGGTAAGGATATTGCTAAAGAAATCTATGGTAATCGTTTCGTTTGGGTACCCTATATCCGTCCGGGTTTTTCGCTATCAAAAATGATCGCAGATGGCGTCAAAAACAACCCCAATGCTGAACTCGTATTAATGGAAAAGCACGGTCTTGTGACTTGGGGAGACACATCGAAGGAAAGCTATGACAAAACCATTTCTATTATTCAAGAAGCTGAAGATTATATTGATAAGCAAGCAAAAAATCACACATTATTTGGCGGGGCGCGATATAGTGCGTTACCAGCGGATGAGCGTAAAGACGTCTTGGCACAAGTCCTACCTGTGATCAGGGGTGAGGTCAGTCAATATAAACCAATGCTGGCCACTTACGATGATAGTGAGGAGACGTTAACGTTCGTTAACAGCTATGATGCTCCTGAGTTATCACAAGTTGGAGCGGCCTGTCCGGATCACTTGGTCCATACGAAGCGTGTGCCGCTTTATGTAGATTGGGATCCAACGAGCCAATCTGTAGATGATTTACTTGAACGCCTGAAATCAGGCATCGCGTCTTTTGAAAAAGACTATCAAGCTTATTTTGAACGAAACAAAAGTCAAGACGATACCATGTCTGAACCCGTCCCTAGAGTGATTTTAATACCGGGAATTGGTATGGTGAATACCGGTAAAAGCTGGTCAGCGGCGAATGTGAGTGAATCATTATACCATCGGGCGATCTCGGTTATGAAGGGAGCGACAGTCTTAGGAAACTTTGTTTCCCTTAATGAGGCTGAATCATTTGCGGTTGAATATTGGCCTCTGGAACTCTATAAATTAAGTTTGGCGCCGCCAGAAGCTGAGTTTTCTCGTAAGGTGGCGTTTGTGACAGGTGGAGCCGGAGGCATCGGTAGCGCGACTTGCTATCGATTCGTTTCAGAAGGTGCTCATGTAGTGCTTGCCGATATTAATTTAGAAGGTGCCGAAAAGGTAGTTAGGGAGATTAATAGTCGATACGGTGCCGGCCGTGCAACGGCAGTCAAGATGGACGTCACAAAAGAAGAAGAAGTTGTCGGTGCCATCCAACAATCCGTTCTAACCTATGGCGGGCTAGATACGATTGTCAATAATGCTGGTTTGGCCAGCTCAAGTCCGTTTGAAGACACGACGATTGATAAGTGGGATTTGAATATGAATGTTCTTGTTAAAGGCTACTTCCTAGTAGCACGGGAAGCCTTTAAATTGATGAAGAACCAGGCCATTGGTGGCAACATGGTCTTTGTAGGGTCCAAAAATTCGATTTACGCGGGAAAAAATGCTGCAGCATATAGTACAGCCAAAGCGGCTGAAGTCCACCTCGCGCGAACGATTGCTGCCGACGGTGGGCAATATGGCATTCGAGTCAATTCTGTTTTACCTGATGCTGTCATCCAAGGTTCGGCTATCTGGGATTCCAAATGGAAAGAAGAACGAGCAGCATCTTACGGCATTCATCCCGATGAATTAGAAGAACATTATCGTAAGCGAACCATTTTGAATGAGAATATTCTTCCGGCAGATATTGCTGAGTCAATTGCCTTCTTGGCATCGTCTAAAGCGGCGAAAACGACAGGAACGATGGTTACGGTTGATGGCGGCGTCGCAGCTGCGTTTACTCGCTAA